The DNA window GCGTCGGGGTCGGCCAGGAGCTGCTGGAGCGTCTGGTCCTGCACGACCATCGCGAAGGTCGGCGGCGCGACGACGTCGGCGTAGCCGAGGGCCTTCGCGGCGTCGGGGTCGTGGTGAATCGGAGCGTCGGCGAAGACGGCGCGGGCGAACTCGCGCACCTTCTCACGGCCGACCAGATAGGGCGACGTCGGGGGGAACTCGCGGTCCACGAGCTGGGGGTTGACCGGCATCCGTCCAGTCTACCGACGGCCCCGGACGACGACCCCGGGCCGTCGGCGTACCCGCGCCGGCGCTCAGGACTTCCGCGACCGCACCGCGCGCACCGTCATCTGGGTGGCGATGAAGACGAGGAACGCGGCGAAGAGGATGTTGGCGGCCAGCGGGTCGAGCAGGGTCGCGAACAGCGCCCCGAGGGCGGTGGTCGTGCAGGCGGCGAGGCCCACCAGCACCGCCGCGAGGAGGTCGACATTGCCGCGTCGCAGGTTGCCGACCGTGCCCGAGATCGCGGTGGGGATCATCATGAGCAGCGAGGTGCCCTTGGCGATCAGGTCGCTCGTGTCGAACAGCAGCATGAGCGCCGGCACGACGACGATGCCGCCGCCCACCCCGAGAAGCCCCGCCAGCACCCCCGTGATGAGACCGAGCACCACGAGACCGACGATGGTCCAGAGGGTGAGCTCCAGCACAGCGTCGCGCGAGGGGACGATGAGGAAGAGGCTGACGATCACGGCGAGCAGGAACGCGACGAAGGCCAGGCGCAGCGCGAACTGCGAGACCTTCGGCAGGAGCCAGGTGCCGATCTGCGCTCCGACGACGGCGCCGGCGGCGAGGATGAGCGCGGGGATCCAGGCCACCGAGCCGTGCACGGCGTAGGAGATGACGCCCACGGTGGCGGTCGGGACGATCGCCGCGAGCGACGTGCCGGCGGCGAGCCGCTGGTCG is part of the Microbacterium lemovicicum genome and encodes:
- a CDS encoding FAS1-like dehydratase domain-containing protein — its product is MPVNPQLVDREFPPTSPYLVGREKVREFARAVFADAPIHHDPDAAKALGYADVVAPPTFAMVVQDQTLQQLLADPDAGIVLSRVLHGEQRFRYTRPIVAGDELTARLHVRSVRAVGGNAMVTSEAEIVGADGEHVVTATSILVVGGDA
- a CDS encoding sulfite exporter TauE/SafE family protein, whose translation is MSAAPTPAAAGRPARTPRFVITCIGVGLLAGLMSGLFGVGGGTVIVPLLVLILGFDQRLAAGTSLAAIVPTATVGVISYAVHGSVAWIPALILAAGAVVGAQIGTWLLPKVSQFALRLAFVAFLLAVIVSLFLIVPSRDAVLELTLWTIVGLVVLGLITGVLAGLLGVGGGIVVVPALMLLFDTSDLIAKGTSLLMMIPTAISGTVGNLRRGNVDLLAAVLVGLAACTTTALGALFATLLDPLAANILFAAFLVFIATQMTVRAVRSRKS